In Eschrichtius robustus isolate mEscRob2 chromosome 2, mEscRob2.pri, whole genome shotgun sequence, a single window of DNA contains:
- the DUXB gene encoding LOW QUALITY PROTEIN: double homeobox protein B (The sequence of the model RefSeq protein was modified relative to this genomic sequence to represent the inferred CDS: inserted 1 base in 1 codon; substituted 1 base at 1 genomic stop codon) yields MDALRTCLVFGYQSKTETIGVQLLLRRRSNPWTEPASALYSKILTKRNHTRPDIRPKISIILVQAFKRNQFLDTANRKTLXQTGIPESRIQMWFQDPRSLYPGQSRSEPVNSLVDGPNGRPGLTALQHEIDLCTLPGRSHHFPSSSSFSRNQPFLPFSHPTYQKEHQDHQEQTDMGLLXLEDYSQPQAEHKKRPPQDLGQVDISDFLQWWDECCQALIAEWDPQKGTH; encoded by the exons AGCAAGACAGAGACGATTGGGGTTCAGCTCCTCCTTAGGAGAAGATCAAATCCATGGACAGAACCGGCCTCAGCCTTATACTCAAAAATACTTACCAAAAGAAACCACACGAGACCAGACATCCGTCCCAAGATCTCAATCATTCTAGTTCAAGCCTTCAAGAGGAACCAATTCCTTGATACTGCAAACAGGAAAACAC GCCAAACAGGCATTCCAGAATCAAGAATTCAAATGTGGTTTCAGGACCCAAGATCTCTGTACCCTGGGCAGAGCAGAAGTGAGCCTGTGAATTCCTTGGTAGATGGCCCAAATGGGAGACCTGGTCTGACAGCTCTGCAACACGAAATTGACCTGTGCACTCTCCCAGGCAGATCTCATCATTTTCCTTCCTCCAGTTCTTTCAGCAGGAACCAACCATTTCTACCTTTCTCCCATCCCAC ATACCAAAAAGAACACCAGGATCACCAAGAACAGACTGACATGGGACTACTGTAGTTGGAAGACTATTCTCAGCCTCAAGCTGAGCACAAAAAACGACCACCACAGGATCTGGGCCAGGTGGACATATCTGACTTTCTGCAGTGGTGGGATGAGTGCTGCCAGGCTCTGATTGCAGAGTGGGATCCTCAGAAAGGGACCCACTGA